GGCGTAGCACCCGCCCTTCCGATTTCATTGACATCGACCTCATGTACCCGATCCGACCAGACTCGGCcatggacgacgatgacCGCGGCAAAGAGAAACTTCCCTCCGAGGAATCACTAAACTCGACCGAGGGGTATGAAGTGCGAGGCGAGACGATGGGTGTGGCCGCCAGTGAGAAGCACCAGTTCTATTATATGAAGGATATGGGCGTGGATGAGGTGATGCTATTGAAGTGCTTTGACTCGTTTGGGGAGGGCATGGAGGGCGGCAAGCCAGGGATTGCGGTCAGGACACCGCACACGGCGTTCGTGGACCCGAACACGCCCAAGGATGCGCCGGGACGGCAGAGTATCGAGGTGAGGTGTTTGGTGTTTTATGATTGATGTACTCGATGAAACGGGCGAGTTTCCCACCACTATGCCGCATACCACGTCTGACGTAGGGTGTATTTCGAGTTCCTTTCCATCATTTGCCTTGGGCCGTCTCTGTCTCGGTTTGTCAAGGTAGCTGTTTTTGAAGACCGAACGGAGCAGGCGGACCGCATCAACCACATCATGACCGGCGAAACACGGCAGTTGATGCCATGCCTCGTTCTGGTAGTTGCGACCACAAATTCGCAAGTCTTCACAATCCCACCTGTTTCTTTGGCCCCCGCCGCCACGACCTCACCTTCACTTCGATCCGGCTCCAGTATCAACGCGCATTCTCTACTCAGCCAACTAAACCGACACTCGACACACAGTCGGAGGCGCATGGCCACTCTCTCGTTGTAATAGAAATCACTCGTTGCCCTACGCACGATGTCAGCATCCTTGTGGACAGCCTGCCAGCAGACCGACCAGATTGGACTATTCTCGCGCACATCACGTGTGGTCTGCTCCGAATATTGGCTCGTATGGCGAAATTGGCATCCCGAGCGAGCGTCGCGAGCCTGGCACTGGGAGCGAATGTGGCTGACGGTAGCGATCGTGCCGCTAGTATCAAGAGCAAGGTACGACTGGGGAAGGCAGAATCTCCTGATcaatcatcgtcatcattaTCATGATGATGACCGTATCGGATGGCAAAATGAAGGCATTTCGAGCGATGTGAGACGCCAAGTCTGAGTTCGGAGTTTGCTCACGACTGCTCAAAACTCGGAGTGTGCTCCCTCGCTGGCATTCCGCAGATGAATGCGGGCTTGTACAGCGAGCAGAAGCAGCGAGGGAATTGTGTCGAAAGTGTTTGTTTTCGCCTCTCTCGTCGGTGACCCAGCAGGGCGGAGAAGTGGTGGTCATTGCTCTCTCGATGGGGCCAGAACAGCTCGAAACTTGGTCCGGCATGCCGACGGGAATCTGCCTGTGCCCCAATTCACGGCGCCAGCTCCGTCAAAGTTTCTTCAAGGATGCACAATTCCGGAAGTCTCTTCTTCACGGTCATGCAGGGTGCGATGTAGGGCGTGGACGGCAATCTAGACTGGCCTCCATTCTAGGTGAAGTGCCGCTGGAAGTGACCCTCAACGTGCCCCGGATAGAGGCATTGTCAGGAAGAGCGTCGAGTGGCATTCTTGCGCGAGAGATTGGATGCTTAGCAAAGAAAGCGAGTCTTCGAGCATGTCGTTCTTGTGTCTCTTCCCACGGCAGAACCCTTTCCGACATGACCAACAAGAATAGGCGAGGACGACAGGAGACATCCACGGGGCTGCGTCCGTTCTTCTCGAGGCGGTAGTGGAGCCCAAGTGCGACGGACGCTCATGCGGGTGATTCGGTCTGCAACTCTGCATCATCGAGCTCCTTACCTTGCTAGTGCCTTCAGCTCTTGCTCTTCGATAGTGGTCTGCCTTGCGAGACCTTTGCTGACGCAATCTCGTATTCCACACTCTTGACGAAACTCTGGGTTGGCATGAATCATCCCCTATCATGAAACGGAGGCAGTCGCGTACAACGAGCAATGTCAAGGCTGCTTGCCAAGCTTGCAGAGCGAGCAAGACAAGGGTACGTCCCCAGCCATACTTCTCGCAGCGCGCGCGAGCCACTGGCGCACACGCTCGAGACGCCAGTCTCCTACCTGCTGCTTTCGTCTGATATATACAGTGCGATGGACTTCGACCGACGTGTTCGCGATGTGCACGAAGAGCCAACCTGTCCTGCGAATACGACACTGAGCCAGATGAGTTCCGCATCACGGCCTTGCGGAGGAGATATGTGGAGGCGGAGCAGCAAGCTTCGACGCGTGAAGCATTGCTGCGGCATCTCGTCGACAGCAGTCGTGACGAGGCTCATGATATCTTGAAGCGGATGCGAGCAGATGAGAGTGATCTGTCCATTCTTGCCGGACTCCTGGCCAGGACGAGCAACGTTCCTGTCGGAGATGTGGTCGAGGCGACGGCCGGCAATTCGAATTTGGATGTCACCACCAATGAAGGACCCCTGACTGACGATCGATACTCCATCGCGTTTCTACTTGCTAGGAACTCGACCGCCAGGGCGACCAGTGAAAGAATGGACACAGGTTCGTCGACACCGCGTGCAGAGGATCCTGGTCCCTCTGACATTGGGTTGGGCAAGCGGAGGCGATTGTCCGAGGTGCTGCCCGAAGTGCTGCGACCAATCTTGCAGAAAACATTGTCGACACCATATTTTCCACGCCAAGGACTTGAACCTCTAATGCCGAAACCTGATCAGACTGACTACACCTGGATGAAAAAGTTGGTCAACGTCAAAGCCTCAGACTGGGGTGTTGAGTACGCTACGGATCGAGGCTTCCTGGAGATCTTGAAGTGCTACTTCACTTGGGAGAACTCGGTTGTGGGCCTAGTGCATGAAGAGGCATTTTGGCAAGGACTGGCAGTTGGCGGTTCCGACTGGTGTAACATGTGCTTGGTGCACAGTATCCTGGCAATGGGCACGGTAAGCACTTGACGTGCCGTCCATGACGTGCCGTCCAACCTCGGAGCTGATCGAGATCATTGCAGAAAGTGTATGGCATGTTCCACATCGACAGCGTCGGCGAGCCGGAGCGAGCGGCACTGAACGAAGCGATGCTGTTATGGGACGAGCAAGTACGGTCACCAATTCCTGCCAATATATCTGCCGGTCTAGTCATGCGTGAGACACTGGCGTCGAATGGGGAGGATCTTTCGGGTCAACCCTacctcgaagaagccatGCATCTCGCTTCTCGGTCCGGTCTGTTCGACCCTTCACGCGCAGTCCATATGTACGATCAGACTCAACCCGGTCAGACGAGGCAGCGAGCTGAATTCGCTTGGGCGGTGTATGCACATCATGGGTACGTACTCATgaggctttctctgtccgTGTTTGTGCTAACACTCCATGCGGCTTCCATTCACTCACCTCCAACTCCACGCCATCGCTACCATTGCTACTCCACGCTCCACCGGTGGATATTCCGGGGCCAAACCACGAACAAGACGCCGAGCAATGGGCGCCATTCCCTCTGAGCTTCCCGCAACCTCCCAGTATGCTAAGCAGCAAATTCGCGGCTCGAGCCGCTCTCTGGCGAGTTGGGAATTCCatcatccctctcctccacaacATCAGCGAGGACCCCGGCTCGATTGAAGTCCACTGGCCAGAGACCGTCTCCTTGTTCAATCAGCTCGAGACATGGTTTGCGAACCTCGAACCTCGCATGAATACCTTGCACGCCACACCTCCGCACATCCTCTGGTTACAGTACGTTCGCCAACACTTCTAATACACTGTCATCTCGTTAACAGATTCCCAGCGCCGACTACCACCGCTGCACAatcgacctcttccacccCTTCCTCCCCATCCACCCCCCCACCTCCCTTGCTCACACTGCAACATCCCACTCCACGACCCAACTCCGCCTCCTAACCCACCAAATCGAACTTCAATACCCCCGTTTCCCCATCGCGTTCTCCGCACTCCTCAGCCCTGTACTTCACGTCGCAACCTCTACCTTCCCCGAAGCAGTGGCTCTCGGGcccgacggcgacgagcacTTCTACCTCTGTCTCTGTCTGCGTCTCATGGCGCGTATGGCGGGTGCGTACCCGGTGATGAGAGGACTGATGAGAGGTCTGGTCGGCCAGGCAGAGGGTAGTGGGATGGAAGTTCCAGCCGAGGTGCGTGAGATTGTGAGGAAAATGGAGAAAGCGGCAAAAGGACTGAAGGAAggggagatggaggagagattTCCGGTCTTGTTGGAGTTGTCTGAGTTGGAGGGGGAGAGGTCGGACGGACGGGGTTTGGTGGAGCAGGCGGGAAGATTGTCTATTATTTGAGGATGGGGAAGGAGAAGTTCTGCTGTTTGGCTGAAGCCAAAGGAAGGGCGTTGGATAAATTGTCACGGAGAACGAGGTCACGAATCAGCCAAAGTAGACCTTAACAAGCGTACAGATAAGTCAGCATTGCAAGTGTAGGTACCATAGCAAGACAGCTTCGCAAGCGTACATTTACGTGCAAATGTACCCTTGCAGGGCGGTGGACATACAGCGGAGGAGGACACACAGATACCATGACAGATCAGATAAATAACGGTACAGATATGTGCAGATAAGGGTATATTTACCATAGCAGGACGACCAAATAGGCGTGCAGGTAGCTGTACAAGTAAGCGTCCAGATAAGCGTTGAGGTATCTGGCAGCACATAGATTGGCGTGCACATAAGCGTACAGATAAGGGCGTGGATAAGTTAGCAGGACAGCTAGATAAGCATACATGTAGCTTAGCAGGACATGTAATAAGATGTGCAGGTAGGCCAGCACGGAGCTTTACCAGTTCAACGCCGTTCTGAATCGTGCCTGCTCTTCTGCTTTCCGTGAGCTGCGTGGAATCAATCGCCATCCAGGAGAGCTAGGAATATCTCAAGTAGGTTGATTCGTACAGGCTGTGGTCAAAACTTCTGGCCCCTTTCAATACCCTCGACTCATTAAAACATCATGCCACCGAGGAGTCCACCGGCGAGCAAGCCGCCTCCCAGGGCAATCGGCATTCCCATCCCCGTCCCGCCGCCGTATCCCCTCCTTCCAAAAGGAGCCATCGGACGGTTGTACATGCCACCAGGAGCGTAAGGGCCAGACATGTACGGATTAACCATCCGTCCAGCTCCCGGATATCCCATCATGCCACCGCCACCGAAGCCTCCGCCATACGCCATCTGTCCTCTCGGCGGCGGTTGTAACCACACATCCTCGCCGTTGCGATCCTTGCCCAGATATTGCGACTCGCCGGTTCGCATGGCCTTCTGCATCGCCTCGCGAATTCGCAGATGCTGCTCGTACATCTTCtgttcttcctcttcgcgTTTCGCACGAGCCACTGAACGCTCTTCGTGGGTTGTGCCGGTGACCTTGTCCTTGAACTTGCGGCCAAAGGAGCGGCCGTCCTTGCCTTTGCCCTTGCCGTCGGTTGGCCGAGGTGGCAGATCTGAATGtgcggaagaagatgctgcCGCCGATCCAGCTGCCGCACCACCTGCGACCGGAGCTCCGTTGAATTTCGGCTTGGACTTGTGATCTCCTGCGTCGTCTTCGAGATCCGAGTGTCCGTGGATGATATCCTCCATGCTTGGGTCATGTTTGCCATTTCCGAGGTACGATGTCATGTTCTCTTGCTCGATGCGTTCACGCTCAGGCCCTGACAGGGTCGCGAGGTATTGTTCGTCATCGTATGGGTGATCCCAGGTACTGCGTGGTGGAGTGGCGCGAGTGTCGACGTAGAATTGGTGGCCGCTCTCCGTGTCTAAGGTTCGCACCCAACCTAGGAACAAAGGCGATAATGATTAGCTATGCTCGTTCTGTAAGGCGAATACGCCATGAAGGCCTCACAAAGCCCAAGATACTACAGTCTCGGACGCGGCAGGCCTTATATTCTTCACTTACCTTCAGGTAACGGTCGAGCTTCCAGTTCCATGGAACGACGGTATGCCTCGGGGATACTGCTGGAGGACGATGCTCCGGGAACATTGAGGTGTGAGTCATGAGTACTGGCGGTCGGATTGCTGCTGGAGcctgcggcggaggtggtggaggaacCAGTCGCCTGGGTATAGCTCGGTGGCGGCTCGTTGGGGATTTCTGAACCTGCCATGGTAGTTTCGAGTTTCGATACAAGGATGGTGAGTCTTCAAGTCGCGTGGTTCTCGTAGGGATGGAGAGACTGTGGAAGACAGGGGATGGTTgtgaagaaggaagacgaggtGCATCAATAGAGGTAGAAGAGTACCTTAGGCAGTGACGTATGTCAGCGATCATTCGTGCCTTCCGCCACATTGCTCAGCCACACTACACTTTCACATGAACGACAGCGGCCTTGGCTCCGCCTCCAATGGTGTGACGGAAAACACATAGACGACTCAGCAGACGAGTGCGGCAGACTTACAACCTACTACCAGCGCTCCATTGTGACTGAGTAGTACAGCTCGACAAGCTTGTGGTGAGATCGCAGGATGCAAGGGTTTTTTCATATCAAGAGGACATTACTTCAACACTCCTGGGGCCGCTTCGATAGTCTACACTTGCTATACAACCATGTTCCGACTGAACCATCTCTCCCTCACACTCCAGCATCAGCCGGCGCAACATTCAGATTCCAGTCGATCGCACCGTCCTCACCATACCTCTCCACCAACCACTCATTCGCCTTCTTGAAGTGGCCACAATCCATGAATCCCTTATGAGCACTCAGCGGACTGGGATGCACTGACTTCAGCACCAAATGCTTCCCACCAATCTTCTCGCATCGCTTCTGTGCCGGACTGCCCCAAGCCAGGAACACCACGCCTTTGACTCGCTTCGAGGCGACGGCATCAAGTACCTTCTGTGTGAACCGTTCCCAACCTTGCTTTGCGTGGGAGTTTGCATCGTGGGCCCGAACTGTCAAGCATGTATTGAGCATCAGAACTCCTCGATCCGCCCATGGGGTGAGCAAGCCGCCATTATTCGGCGGCGGTTTGAAGTCTGGGTAGTCTTTCTTCAATGCCGTGTAGATGTTCTTCAGGCTCGGCGGTGCAGGGACGGGTGGGCGAACGGAGAAGCATAGTCCGTGGGCTTGATTGAGGTTATGGTAAGGGTCCTGGCCCAGGATGACAGCTTTGACGTTGGGAAGTGGTGTATGTCGAGACCAGGAGTAGACATCCTCGGATGGAGGAAAGATCTTTTTGCCGGCTGTGGCCTCTTTGACGAGGAAGCGTTTGAGGTTGAGGAATTCGGGAGTGGTCAGTTCGGAGTGCAGGACAGCAAGCCAGGATTCGTGTAGTGTTTCGATCTCGAGTTTGAGGAGCGACTTGTGGTCATCGGACAGCTTTTCGACCCACGCCGCCTTGTCGAACTTGATGGGCACTGTTGCTGGGGCTGTGGGAGAGCTTGCTGGCTTGGAAGGATTAGTGGATGATGATGGGCCGTTGGTCTTCGGTGCGCCAAAGAATGATGTGATGGAAGCATTGGCCTTCGGCTTCTTGACCGCTTCAGCGGCTACGTCGACTGCTTTGCGCTTGAGTGACATGATGTGGTGTGGTATACAATGGGCGCGTCGTGATTAAAGATGTTCAGGTCGCGGTCTGAAAGTGAACTTTGGCGAGACGCGACGATGACGTTGACGCGAAGCGGCCGGACCGGAATATCTTCGGCATCGATCTGGACGGGGACTCAATCTCTCCGGCTTTAtccatcgtcttcctctccttcccacTATCGCCATCGGTATCTTGTCCTAATAAAGTACGTCTCGACCGGCACGGACGAGCTCAGCCCACGCCGTCTTCCTCGCGCGATACTGTTGcaactcttcctccgctcTCTCATACGCCTTGCCATGGACAGCCTCGAACAACAGTAATCCCAGatgcttctcctccgctaCGCGACGGTCTCGCCGGATCTGAGTTCGGGAGCGAGCCGCTTGCGTGGCTCGTAATTCAGATTTGAGAACATCCATCCGGCTGTTGACCTTGCCCATCCGGGCTACGGCTGTGGCCAAGTTGTGTGCGAGATCTGAGTCTTGATTTTTCGACCTCTTTGCGCGGCGCACTTTCGACATGACTGTGGTGTGGTGGCTGGATGATGCTGGAGTCCGAAGAAGAGCGCACCCCATAAGATCAGCATGGTCCGTCCGAACGTTTGCTTCATTCCTTTGATCTCGCACATCGACAGCCTGTTCAGTGGTTGACAGCTTTGTTCTCATGATTGCCATCATGTTTTAGACGCAAAGATTCTTACTTCAGTCAGTACTGCAGGGAAACCTTGCGAGCATACGTCTCATACTCTGGTACATTGGCTAACAGGTCAGTCAttcctatctctatcgccATCTCTGTGTACACTCTGCCTGATACTCGTATTCATTCATCATTCTGCAACACTGTCAAAATCATGCTTCGTAGGTTTCGATCTCCTCTTCAACCCAAGActcctcatcatcaagcAGCTCCTTACTCACAATCCCCATGGTGCGGTTTCGAACTTCTTGATGTTAAGCTGTCATCACGTCAGTCTCACCCTCCTTGAATCTCATGCACTCAATACTCACAAAGCTCGAATTGATCTGCTTAAGATCCGCCACACCCAAGTTGGCCGCATCCATGTAAATCTCACGCCTCATGATATCAATGGCTCGCTtcacgccctcctcgccataGACGTTGGCGTACATGAAAGCACGACCCATACCAACGGCTTTCACACCGAGAGCGAGCATCTTGACGACATCCGAGCCGTATCGCACGCCGCCGTCGGCGAAGACTTCCAGCGCGTCGAAGACCCATGGCGCTTGTTCGTGGATCTCAAGGGCGACCTCGAAGGCTGCGAGGAGGTTGTGTCAGTCACAATGCAAGGGACAAAACATGAGTGTGCGATGCGACTTACGCGAAGGCGAGCCATCCAGCTGACGACCGCCGTGGTTCGACAGGTAAATCGCAGGGGCTCCGAGATTGGCTGCAATGACAGCGTCCTCGACGGTCTGGATGCCCTTGAGAATCACCGGAAGTTTTGTCAAGTTCCTGATAGCCTGGTAATCGTCCCAGGTGATCGCGGTGAACGAGTTGTCTGCAGAACCAACGCCGAAGCGCGCCGCGCGTTGTCGGTTGGCATCACCCGGTGAGTCCACGGTCACGAACAGCGCCTGGTAGTTGTTCGCTTCCGCACGCCTGATCAATTCTTCGGTCTTGGTGATGTTCTTGTTGACATATAGCTGGTGGAACATGATCTGACCAGGAGCCCGAGCAGCCTGGATGTCCGCCTGCGATCTGGTCGAGAATTGAGCATTGATGTACATCAAGTTCTTCGCCGCCGAAGCCTTGGTCAACCCGACCTCTCCAGTGGCATTGGCATAACCTGCGATCGCTGCGGGAGCAATGAAGAATGGAGCTGAGAAGTTGTATCCGAGAATGGTCGTCGGCATGCTGGCCTCAATATTGTTGACGTCGATCATCATCCTCGGTCGGAAGTGCATGCGGGAGTAGACCTCCAAGTTGTTGCGGTAGCTCCATTCGCCACCTGCACCGGCGCGGTAAGATGTGTAAGAGGAAATGTTCAAGAAGCCGCGAGCGACGTAATCGAAGTCCGGAATGCCAATGATTTTGTCGAGCGGTGGAAGCTGGAAGCCCGGTTCAAGCTCGCCATATTGATCAGCTTGTGCGATCTCGGGCTCGTTCAGGAAAGGACGGGTAGCATCGACAGTGGCGGAAAGTGCCGAGAGAAGCAGACTGGCTGCGATGGTGGTACGCATGTTGATTGTGGTCGCTTGGGGGTGAATACAGCAAGTGTCGAGAGCGTATGGACATGATGGCAGATAAGTACTGCAAGGCCTTCGTTCCAGACTATACCATCTTGAGCCTACTGAAAGTCTCCGCGGTACATTGCCATGCGTTTTTCGACATCGCTTCAATTGTAACGATTGCAGTCTCCGCTTCTGGCACTAAGCACAGTGGTGTGGCGAGTTTTCTTTGGCAGCCACCGAGCTACCACAGGCCGGTCTCGAGATAAGTGCCTTCGAAATTCCAGCGGAGACCATTTCGACGGAGGTCTGGACTACTTCTGACCAGTGCCCCCGATCGTCATTGCCCACGAAGTATAGCCGGAACCAGGGTATCGCCAAGTCTTCTGGTCATCGGACATGAAGTCCGCACGATGTTTCGCTTGTGGACTCTCGAAAGTGCTCAACGTTTCGAAGATATGAGAAACTGAAAAGTTCCTGCGAAGCGAGATGAGACGCTGCAAGCGAAGTTGCTCCTGCTGATCAGTCATGCGATGTTGAGAAGATTGTCAATGTTTCGCAGGAAGCCACACAGCATACTACTAATGAAATGGGAGCATGCGTGCGTAAGGTGTGCTTACTTCTTGAGAAGGCTTTGACATGATGACGAAGAGGCTCCAAGTCTCACGTAGGGCTGAGTTTGCTAGGTGGATGACCTTGATCGAGGCAGGGGATGAAGAAGTGTACAGGGGTGGAGAAAAATCTAGCATCCTCGCGATGCCAGGGATCTTGACCACTCATGCGGTAGTGTCACCGACTGTCGGATCAAACCAGCCAGATAGAGGAAGCCCCGGGGCAGAGGCGAGCGGCGCCTCATCAGAAGATTCATCCTCGGGTCCTGTCCATCGTTCTTTGTAAAGGCACGGGACGGTAGGAAATATCTCGTTATCGCTCACAGCTTTGCAGATGAACGGGTCCCGACGGAGCGACACAAGTAGCATGAGATCGGACACACCTTCAGGAATGCGCCGACGACCAAGGGTGGTATGTAGTGCTGCAGATGTTCAAGGTCTCGCCCTTTTGTCCTTCAACAAGAGCCGAATATTGCTCACTCCGTACGAGGCGTCTCGGGAGGATTCTGCGGTGCTTTCATGGGCCTGGAAGTACAGTACCCTCTGCACGGTATTGCGACTCTCGAATGATAGTTCCAGCTCTCAAAAGCTTTCAATTGTCCTGGCATGTAGCCAGTCACTAAGCTTTCCTTCCTAGACGGTTAATTCATCAGCATATCTTGTTCCCGTAAATTGACATAGAAGTAACACAGCCTGTGCATATTCTCTTCAACGCTGCTTGTGGCTTGTAGCTACGAGTAGTCGTATCCTGCCGACTCTATCCCGGTCGCACGCGAGATTCGAGGCATACCGGCACGCGTGCAATGCGTGGCCCAATCCTTAGGGTTGGGTACGCAGTCCGAAGTACAAGAAGAGAGAATTCGATGACGTCGCCCACGCGTCAACCCTAAGACCACGGGCACTCTCGCGTCTTTCGAGGAACGAATTGCGGTACTTCTTTTCCAATGCCACTTTTGTTGCAGCACGCGAAGCTCAGACATGCTCGCTTCCCTCCATCATGAGTACGCCGAACAAGCGGCGCAAGAAGAACGATCACAATCCTTCGCCGCTTCCAGCTCGCAGTCTCGAGCACTTCTTCGGGAGGCagacggcgaaggcgaaagATCCGCAGGATGAGAGTGTTGTGAACGACACGAAGATCGAGGAAAGGCTGCGGGATGCAGAGACACCCGCGGAGCACGTCCCGGGCGGAGGTGCCGATCTGACGGATGAACAGCTCGCGAGGAAGCTCCAGGCCGAgtgggatgaggaggacaaAAGGCAGCCTGCGAGCGGTGATGCTGTGGCTCCCGAAGAGCACGGGGATCGTGGCAATGATGAAAATTTAGAGGAAGCAATCAAAGATGAAGTGCGAGAGGGCGACAAAATCAGTGATGTGCTGGCACCATCGGAAGAGGACAACACAAGACCGACAGCACCAACCAATGCCTTCGTTGCAATGGGCAAGAAAGGCACACTGTCTCTGCAGTCAGCAACCGCTGATCAAGACACCATCTCCCACGACATTCCGTTCGACGAGTCACCGCTCACATTCGACCCGGAGAAGTACATACCGGAACTCAAAAAGCAGTGGGCACCAGAAGGAGGAATGGCTACCTATGCTCTATTGACACATTGCTTCGTCTTGGTCAACAGTACGCAGTCGAGGATCAAGATAGTGGATACTCTGGTAAATCTCATCCGAGTCTTGATCGTTGGCGATCCCGAATCTCTTCTCCCGGCCGTCTGGCTAGCCACAAATTCCATTTCGCCTCCCTATATCGATGTAGAGCTCGGACTCGGAGGGTCCGCGATTTCAAAAGCGCTCAAAAAGGTCTGCGGGCTGGACAACTCGTCACTCAAGACGTTGTACAACAAGCATGGCGATGCAGGGGATGTTGCGTTCGAGGCCAAGAAGAGGCAGAGCTTCACTCTGCGGAAGCCAAAGCCGCTGACGATCAAAGGAGTGTTCGATGGTCTGTTCAAGATTGCAAGCGCCAAAGGTCAAGGCAGCCAGGAGGTCAAGCAGCGCATAGTCGAACGACTGGTTCAGGATGCAAGAGGTGCCGAGGAGAGCAGATACATTGTTCGCACGCTCGTGCAGCATCTCAGAATCGGCGCCGTTAAGACAACAATGCTAATCGCATTATCGAGAGCATTTCTGCTGTCTCGTCCGCCAGGCACCGACTTCGCGATCAAATCGCAATCCGAGCTGCGAAAGCTGAGCAAACAAGAGCTGGCAGAGGTCTACTCGCAGGGTGAAGAGCTAGTAAAAGCCAGCTTCGCTCGCCGA
The DNA window shown above is from Zymoseptoria tritici IPO323 chromosome 11, whole genome shotgun sequence and carries:
- a CDS encoding uncharacterized protein (conserved hypothetical protein, TIM phosphate binding superfamily, related to L-lactate dehydrogenase); translation: MRTTIAASLLLSALSATVDATRPFLNEPEIAQADQYGELEPGFQLPPLDKIIGIPDFDYVARGFLNISSYTSYRAGAGGEWSYRNNLEVYSRMHFRPRMMIDVNNIEASMPTTILGYNFSAPFFIAPAAIAGYANATGEVGLTKASAAKNLMYINAQFSTRSQADIQAARAPGQIMFHQLYVNKNITKTEELIRRAEANNYQALFVTVDSPGDANRQRAARFGVGSADNSFTAITWDDYQAIRNLTKLPVILKGIQTVEDAVIAANLGAPAIYLSNHGGRQLDGSPSPFEVALEIHEQAPWVFDALEVFADGGVRYGSDVVKMLALGVKAVGMGRAFMYANVYGEEGVKRAIDIMRREIYMDAANLGVADLKQINSSFVSIECMRFKEGETDVMTA